aactcggactattttttaattaatttattttggttacCAAACATTTTTATTTCACTGTATGGACTTATGAGTTTATGATCCCATcaacatgtttttttttttctttgtaggaTTTATTAATGAGATCCGCTTTGGACTCAATTTGTGAAGTTGGGTTTGGAACAGAATTAAATTGCTTAGAAAAATCAAGCAAAGAAGGAGTTGAGTTCATGAAGGCCTTTGATGAATCAAATGCATTGATTTATTGGCGCTATGTTGATCCATTTTGGAAGATCAAGAGGTTCCTTAACATTGGTAGTGAAGCTACCCttaagaaaaagattaaattaatgGATGATTTTGTCCATGGAGTAATTAAGGCCAGAAAAGCACAATTGGCAGTTCAACATGAAGAGTCTTCTTCTGTGAGTTGACCAATTTCTTATCTCTTTCTAAATCTATGATGACTATTATTTTCTTGTTCACGCACGTGAGTAAGTAATAATATACTATCAAATAGTAcagtacaaaaaaaatatatttttagtgacaatttattttatctttaatggTAAGAGTTTAATTTGTTGGATTAACAATGCTATAGTAATTCAAAATCTAATGTAGTATTAGTACACCGTTTGAATTTCAGAATGTTAAAGAGGATATACTGTCAAGGTTTTTGATGGAGAGCAAGAAGGATCCAAAAACTATGACAGATAAGTATTTGAGGGATATAATTATGAACTTTATGTTAGCTGGAAAAGACTCAAGTGCAAACACTCTCACATGGTTCTTCTACATGCTTTGCAAGAACCCTCTTCTTCAGGAAAAGATTGCACAAGAAGTGAGAGATAATGTCACTTGTTATAGTAGCCATCAAGGAGAAGAAAACATTGATGAGTTTGTGTCCAATTTAACAGATGATACCATTGATAAAATGCATTATCTTCATGCTGCATTGACAGAGACATTGAGACTCTACCCTGCTGTCCCTCTGGTATAATATATAAGTATTGATTATATTATGTGTATACCAAAATCAGTCATTAAAATTAGCCATCGGTATAAAATATGTGTTGGAATACAAATACACATTcacaataaattaaaccacacatatatttatacacaaatatattgatGACTGATTTTAGTAGCTGATTTTAGCGTACaaatatcattttcatataaGTAAATACTAACTTTTATGATTTTGATCAAAATTATCTTCAGTTATCTCTTCTTTACTCACACTTGCTACTTATCCACTTTAATCTCTAGTTCTCTACccattttagaaaaaaaaaaagctatttatatattaaatactttTCACACCTGCATGAAACAATCATGTTATGTatgtgtaaataaaaaataatcacacAATCAGCTATTTATATANNNNNNNNNNNNNNNNNNNNNNNNNNNNNNNNNNNNNNNNNNNNNNNNNNNNNNNNNNNNNNNNNNNNNNNNNNNNNNNNNNNNNNNNNNNNNNNNNNNNNNNNNNNNNNNNNNNNNNNNNNNNNNNNNNNNNNNNNNNNNNNNNNNNNNNNNNNNNNNNNNNNatttataaatatatagtagttaattttaatatataaataatatttttaaaacatacaTAATGGAATTGAATAGGTCTACtcacttttttttaagaaaaaaaataattagatgatgtgtaagatcaaattaattaatatcgATTTCACACCTTATCTAACATAATAATGATAAATGATGAGACCAAATTGGTTCTAATTTTCATCAAAAATTGGTTCTAATTTAGTCAATTACATATGTAACTCACTTCATTAATTGTTGTATGAGGTAGTACAGACTATTTGATTTAGGTTTTCACATTCAATTTTATTGtagataaaatacaaaaaatggtatgtatatataacataaccactctatctatatatatatttcattatATTCTTAATCTCATTCTCATTCTTCATTGATCGTTACCCAATAATTGATTTGGGGCTTATATATCcgactaattaaattaatgggttcatatattatttattcatataggaaaatttatttttccataatttttatatattgatgaTCTTAATTATATGATGACActtcttctaaaaatttaaggTAGAAATAACATGAATAattattgttcataccctggcccaatataaaggcccaggtccaactaaaaggcctaatctaaaggattagagcctagctaagtaccggccttcacataagaagtcggtatcaaccacgacttggtcagaagaggtcggatgcgagattagctggcagataaacactcattcaaatgagtaaccgcccctaaaatctctctaaccgtctcataaagccatatcttaacctccccaagataatagggacggttaccaccctaaagatatggcactacaccaacggtggttattggctcgcctctataaataccctgacaccccttcaggtatctctaagcccaatactctctagacctgcttacacccttgctaacttaggcatcggagtatctttgcaggtaccaccccccattcacacgcgagcacaagtcggacggagcctcccgagcTGCGTGCCTACCCGGAGTTCTCATCCATCACACACTTGGGCCGCCAAACGCCATCCGTcgtattaatctccggttacctaccgtaacaAACTTAAAAATGGAACGGATTCTGCTTACATCTGTGTTTTCAATCACAATCATTTTGTCCACAATAACACTCCGAGTTTTATATAGTTTATCACAATATAAGCATCAAAAGCATTAGGTTTGCCATGCCATGGATCCCACACTAATATCTGAACACATCTTTTGCCCGTAGATTTTTGTAGTAAACAACACTAATTCAAACTTATTGTGGCGTTAAATACTTTTACACCCTACAGTTGCAAGAGAGACGAATGTATTTGGGGCATTCATTGGAGACCCACTATTTTGTAGTGTCCTTCTCGGCCCTTCTTCGTTCCACCATTCTGATAGCATTACCCTCAAAACGAGAGATGCTCTGAATTTAAAGGCCGTACTTTTTAAGGAAGAGCACATATTCTAAATTTTACAAtgaaatagcaaaaaaaaatgtaCCAATGTAGCTAATAGTCATAACCACACACACGGGGGACTTAATAATCCCAACTATATTTCATATGAAAAATGCTTCATATTGAAAACTTTTGATAGCAGGTGATTAAAAGCGTTCTCCCCAGCTTGACATTATTGTTATTCAGTCATCACTACAGCTACCAGTAAAACAGTAactagaaaactaaattaaatcaaatttaaaaaccaAAACACTTAAATGAATGAAGAGTTTTGCATAATTCATATCTAATAATCAATGAAGTTCTtcgattaaaattaaatatctgtaaaaaaaaaaaaagcatcacATAACAATCAAAACGCAATAAAATCTCCAAGACTTAATATAACTACTGCTCAATAAGAGTTTTCCACAGCATAAAACATGAACCGAAACCCCATACCCCAAAAAACCCCTCCTTTTCTCTCCCTAACGGTAAGATTTCTGGAACCTCGCGCGAGCGCCACGACCACCGAACTTCTTAGGCTCACAGCGCCTTGGATCAGCAACAAGTAAGGTCCTATCGTACCTGACGAGAATGTCCTTGATCTCCTTCTTGCTCTGTTCATCAACGTACTTCTGGTAGAACGCAACCAGCGCCTTCGCTATGCTCTGCCTTATGGCGTAGATCTGAGAAGTGTGTCCACCGCCCTTGACGCGGATGCGCATGTCGACGCCGGCGAAGCGGCTCCGCCCTAACAGAAGAATCGGCTCGAAGGCCTTGAACCGTAGGATCTCAGGCTCAACAACCTCGATTGGGCAGCCATTGATCTTGATGAGCCCGCGGCCGCGCTTGCAGTAGGTAACCGCAACCGCCGTTTTCTTGCGACCGAAGCATTGGACCTGCTCGAGAGGCTGCGCCGCCATTGCTTCCTCTCTCTCTATTCTCTCACACTGCTGAAGGCGTTGCTTGTGTTATCTGTCTTTGGAAAACCCTAAGTTTTTTGCGCTGAGTGAGAGATAAAGGTGGAAAATTTT
This sequence is a window from Arachis duranensis cultivar V14167 chromosome 2, aradu.V14167.gnm2.J7QH, whole genome shotgun sequence. Protein-coding genes within it:
- the LOC107475574 gene encoding 40S ribosomal protein S16-like, which encodes MAAQPLEQVQCFGRKKTAVAVTYCKRGRGLIKINGCPIEVVEPEILRFKAFEPILLLGRSRFAGVDMRIRVKGGGHTSQIYAIRQSIAKALVAFYQKYVDEQSKKEIKDILVRYDRTLLVADPRRCEPKKFGGRGARARFQKSYR